The genomic region tcatgATCTTTCTGTACTTTATCTCCAGTATATTCATCTGCTTTGAAAATGACACGCTCCCTGACACAGTTGGTCAGAGACTACTTGGAGGAGCGCAGGATTCACCGCAACCGCCTAGTGACCAAAGATGGTCACTGCAATATCGAATATGGTCACGTGAGATACAGCAATCGCTTTGCCTACATGTTAGACTTATGGACCACCGTCTTGGAGCTTCGCTGGAGTTGGgtcatgtttatatttacagcttCTTTTCTTCTCAGCTGGTTTATCTTTTCACTTACTTGGTATTGGGTTGCCTACAGTAACGGTGATTTGTGGTGGCAGTACCCTCCAAATGACCATACTCCCTGTGTAATTAATGTCTACGGTTTGACCACTGCATTCCTTTATTCCCTAACAACACAGATGACTATTGGCTACAGTATCCGAGTGATCACTCCATTGTGCCCAGATGCTATCGTCCTTCTCGTTATACAGACTATAATTGGTACGATCATTAGAAGCTTCTGGGGCGCAATCATCATTTCCAAATTTTCCTTGCCTAAGAAAAGAGCAAAAACGATAAGTTTCAGCGAGACGGCTGTTATCTCTCCCAAAAATGGAGCCCTCTGTTTGCAGCTCAGAGTAGCCAATCTTCGCAAAACATTGATGGTTGGAAGTCACATCTATGGCAAACTGCTTAGAACAACTGTCACACCTGAAGGGGAAACTATCATCATGGACCAGATCAAGGTTGATTTCCTAGTAGATGCGGGCAAAGATCATTTGTTCTTTGCATGCCCTTTGACCCTGTATCATGTTATTGACAGGACAAGCCCATTCTATGAGATGGCAGAGGATACCCTGCAACAGCACGAATTTGAGCTTGTAGTGTTTCTCGATGCCACAGATGAGTCTACAAACTTCTTTTGCCAGGTTAGAACATCCTACATTCCTCGAGAGATTATGTGGGGTTATGATTTTTTCCCCATCATAAGCCGTAGCAAGGACGGGACATACTGTGTAGACTTTTCTGAGTTTGCTAGAGTGGTGCCTGTATTAACACCACATTGTGCTAATTGCTTTAGCAATGCGACAGCCCATAATTATAACTCCAGATACAGCAATGATGAGCAGGGATTGGATGTTAGACAATCATCTTTAAATTTCCGAAAACATTCCTAAATACTGTAAATCATAATCCTCTGAAATGTGAATGAACTGAGCAGAAATTGTTTGAGTTCATTCACTTGGTCCAAAATACTAAAAATTTCAATAATATTCAATGTATCTGCATAGTcaattgtgtaaaataaaatatatgaatg from Silurus meridionalis isolate SWU-2019-XX chromosome 13, ASM1480568v1, whole genome shotgun sequence harbors:
- the LOC124395826 gene encoding ATP-sensitive inward rectifier potassium channel 1-like codes for the protein MTRSLTQLVRDYLEERRIHRNRLVTKDGHCNIEYGHVRYSNRFAYMLDLWTTVLELRWSWVMFIFTASFLLSWFIFSLTWYWVAYSNGDLWWQYPPNDHTPCVINVYGLTTAFLYSLTTQMTIGYSIRVITPLCPDAIVLLVIQTIIGTIIRSFWGAIIISKFSLPKKRAKTISFSETAVISPKNGALCLQLRVANLRKTLMVGSHIYGKLLRTTVTPEGETIIMDQIKVDFLVDAGKDHLFFACPLTLYHVIDRTSPFYEMAEDTLQQHEFELVVFLDATDESTNFFCQVRTSYIPREIMWGYDFFPIISRSKDGTYCVDFSEFARVVPVLTPHCANCFSNATAHNYNSRYSNDEQGLDVRQSSLNFRKHS